A genomic stretch from Carassius auratus strain Wakin unplaced genomic scaffold, ASM336829v1 scaf_tig00215416, whole genome shotgun sequence includes:
- the LOC113094693 gene encoding rho guanine nucleotide exchange factor 3-like, whose amino-acid sequence MELEETEVDTSPSWSPVSRDRLLTCAMLPDIAGKKRKQDPSSDAENSARILEDYEDDDFPISDHIQDSEGPCNKRVKPVDKSASVTGIITPVKTPALKRLGQSIQRSISFRTEARPLPPMPIRTRQKASSFPRRRSSQLWSDTVDSLSHELSTKEIKRQEIIYELTQGEKQLIEDLSLVKKVYYEPMLKLDIMTESELGQIFGTLDSLIPLHEDILTRLEGLRGAEKTVQEVGPTMMDWFPCLEAYITYCCNQVGAKALLDQKKQDRRVEHFLRLCQESSFSRKLDLWNFLDLPRSRLVKYPLLLKEIQKSTPPEHPDEDALPEAIELIQKIITEVNLKTGEAECQFYRRGLCYSEDSQRVPEIQASRFLYCHGELKSTKGQKLHVFLFELVLVLTRPVAQDREGPAQFQVYRQPLPAVHLHLEDLPDGEPSSSGSFRGAFTGNDKVKNCFRVSTTGRSKSQSHSLQANDSFNKQQWISCLRQAMVQSRDKHAQSPDPALYNNIAELNINSDVEMPDT is encoded by the exons ATGGAACTTGAAGAGACGGAGGTTGATACATCACCTTCCTG GTCTCCTGTGTCTAGAGACAGGCTCCTCACATGTGCAATGCTGCCAGATATCGCAGGG aagaaaagaaaacaagaccCAAGTAgtgatgctgagaattcagcccGAATCTTGGAGGACTAT GAAGACGATGACTTTCCCATCAGTGACCACATACAAGATTCTGAG GGTCCGTGTAACAAAAGAGTCAAACCAGTAGACAAAAGTGCTTCAGTCACTGGTATCATAACACCGGTGAAGACCCCAGCACTGAAACGCTTGGGCCAGTCCATACAG cgTTCTATCAGTTTCCGGACAGAGGCCCGTCCGTTGCCTCCAATGCCAATAAGAACCCGTCAGAAGGCCTCTTCCTTTCCACGGCGGCGGAGCAGCCAGCTGTGGAGCGATACAGTCGACAGTCTGAGCCACGAGCTCAGTACCAAAGAGATCAAGAGACAAGAG ATAATCTACGAGTTGACCCAGGGTGAGAAACAGCTCATTGAGGATCTAAGTCTAGTGAAAAAG GTGTACTACGAACCAATGCTGAAATTAGACATCATGACAGAAAGTGAGCTTGGCCAGATATTTGGTACCCTTGATTCTTTAATACCACTTCATGAAG atattttaacgCGTCTTGAAGGCCTTCGTGGAGCAGAGAAGACCGTGCAAGAGGTCGGCCCGACCATGATGGACTGG TTTCCATGTCTGGAGGCGTATATCACATACTGCTGTAACCAGGTTGGGGCAAAAGCGCTGCTCGATCAAAAGAAACAGGACCGGCGGGTTGAGCATTTCTTGCGGCTGTGCCAGGAGTCGTCCTTCAGCAGAAAGCTGGATCTGTGGAACTTTCTGGACTTGCCTCGCAGCAGGCTGGTGAAATATCCTCTACTGTTAAAAGAGATTCAGAAGAGCACTCCACCTGAGCATCCGGACGAAGATGCGCTGCCAGAGGCA ATAGAACTTATCCAAAAGATTATAACAGAAGTCAATCTTAAAACTGGAGAGGCTGAGTGTCAGTTTTACAGAAGGGGGCTGTGCTACTCAGAAGACAGCCAGAGGGTTCCAGAAATCCAGGCATCTCGTTTTTTATACTGCCATGGTGAACTGAAGAGTACTAAAGGACAG AAGCTGCATGTGTTCCTCTTTGAGCTGGTATTGGTTTTGACCCGACcagtggcgcaggacagggaaggaCCAGCACAGTTCCAGGTGTATCGTCAGCCCCTCCCAGCTGTTCACCTCCATCTGGAAGACCTACCTGATGGAGAGCCAAGCAGCTCTGGATCCTTTCGTGGGGCTTTTACGGGCAATGATAAAG TGAAGAACTGTTTTCGTGTGAGCACCACAGGACGCTCCAAGTCTCAATCCCACAGCCTGCAGGCTAATGACTCCTTCAATAAGCAGCAATGGATTTCATGTCTGCGCCAAGCAATGGTCCAGTCAAGGGACAAACATGCTCAAAGCCCTGACCCTGCCCTCTATAACAACATCGCTGAACTCAACATTAACTCTGATGTGGAGATGCCAGACACATAG
- the LOC113094716 gene encoding ubiquitin carboxyl-terminal hydrolase 21-like, producing the protein MPRAESTVMDNSCQALCRTIVTQNGLEPENVDISQSVLYTSIMGLLLVTDNERELQLGNGQVGLRNVGNTCFLNAIVQCLSHTRSLRNYCLMRTYLQDKHSKQEPVLMNEFSKVLAGLWECNGGETTVNPGKFYHVFKDSVPHFSGYSQQDAQEFLRYLLDRLHTEINRRPSKRPAVMEIKQPTYTRFSKISEEAFAMWQRHLDRDDSKIVDLFSGQLRSSLHCSVCSHYSNTFDVFCDLSLPIPKKSDYGRTVTLRECLDLFSHEEKLDKENSPMCERCNRRTQSTKRLTIQRFPRILVMHLNRFTMSRYSISKSTVPVSFPLNGLDLGPFGPVDCGPVLYDLYAVCNHSGTVNMGHYTAACREEEGWCYYNDSCVGEITEEKLQSNQAYVLFYELKSFNITRN; encoded by the exons ATGCCAAGAGCTGAATCCACTGTAATGGACAACTCGTGTCAGGCCCTGTGCAGAACCATAGTCACTCAAAACGGCCTAGAGCCAGAGAATGTGGACATTTCACAGTCAGTACTCTACACATCCATCATGGGACTCCTGCTGGTGACAGACAACGAG AGAGAGCTGCAATTGGGAAATGGACAAGTTGGACTGCGCAACGTTGGAAATACT tgttttctCAATGCGATCGTGCAGTGTCTCTCTCACACTCGTAGTCTTCGTAACTACTGTCTGATGAGAACCTACCTTCAGGACAAGCACTCCAAACAAGAACCTGTGCTTATGAATG AATTCTCTAAAGTTTTGGCTGGCTTGTGGGAATGTAATGGTGGGGAAACCACAGTGAATCCTGGGAAGTTTTATCACGTGTTTAAAGACTCAGTGCCTCATTTCAGTGGCTATAG tcaGCAAGATGCTCAGGAGTTCTTGCGGTACCTTCTGGACAGGCTACATACAGAAATTAACCGTCGTCCATCCAAACGTCCTGCAGTTATGGAAATTAAGCAACCAACATACACACGATTCAG CAAGATTTCAGAGGAGGCCTTTGCAATGTGGCAGAGGCATCTTGACAGGGATGACAGTAAAATCGTTG ATTTGTTCTCAGGTCAGCTGCGCAGTTCCTTGCACTGTTCAGTCTGCTCCCATTACTCCAACACCTTTGATGTGTTTTGCGACCTGTCACTCCCCATCCCAAAG AAGAGTGATTATGGACGAACTGTCACACTGAGAGAGTGTCTAGACCTCTTTTCACACGAGGAAAAACTTGATAAAGAAAACTCGCCG ATGTGTGAGCGGTGTAACCGTCGCACCCAGAGCACCAAAAGACTGACCATCCAAAGGTTCCCTAGAATCCTCGTCATGC ACTTAAATCGATTTACCATGTCAAGGTACTCGATATCAAAGAGCACAGTGCCAGTTTCCTTCCCTCTAAATGGACTGGATTTAGGGCCATTTGGACCTGTTGACTGCG GTCCAGTGCTGTATGATCTTTATGCAGTATGCAATCATTCGGGCACAGTAAATATGGGTCACTACACGGCTGCATGTCGGGAGGAGGAGGGCTGGTGCTACTATAATGACTCATG TGTTGGTGAAATAACAGAGGAGAAGCTTCAGTCAAATCAGGCATATGTTCTCTTCTATGAGCTAAAAAGCTTCAATATCACCAGGAACTGA